The following are encoded in a window of Rosa chinensis cultivar Old Blush chromosome 4, RchiOBHm-V2, whole genome shotgun sequence genomic DNA:
- the LOC121052730 gene encoding QWRF motif-containing protein 2-like, which translates to MLKLKFSLSCSWLFRRETKGRSQKFPIPVGFSSQPSQNIKARLLEEVPKLQRLAVKKVERRRTVTPRPNSLDLRAGNGAAGGGEMSATQKLLVTSTRSLSVSFQGESYVLQVSKAKRLPSPTARKGTPELRKASTQARQDQSENSRLMEQYRWPPRLRPDTCMTRSLDCTVEMKKLNGSGSNVVRALQNSLGNDLDGRLS; encoded by the coding sequence ATGCTAAagctcaaattttctctctcttgttCTTGGCTATTTAGGAGAGAGACAAAGGGAAGGAGCCAAAAATTTCCAATTCCAGTTGGATTCTCAAGCCAACCTTCTCAGAACATCAAGGCTCGATTGCTTGAAGAGGTTCCCAAGTTGCAGAGATTGGCTGTAAAGAAGGTGGAGAGGAGGAGAACGGTCACTCCTCGACCTAATTCTTTGGATTTGAGGGCCGGGAATGGAGCTGCCGGCGGCGGTGAAATGTCGGCGACTCAGAAGTTGTTGGTCACTTCGACGAGGAGTTTATCGGTTTCGTTTCAGGGCGAGTCGTACGTGCTCCAGGTGAGTAAAGCGAAGCGATTGCCGTCTCCGACTGCGAGGAAAGGCACGCCGGAGCTAAGGAAGGCTTCGACGCAGGCGAGGCAGGATCAGAGCGAGAATTCCAGATTGATGGAGCAGTACCGGTGGCCGCCGAGGTTGAGGCCAGACACTTGTATGACCAGGAGCTTGGATTGTACGGtggagatgaagaaattgaatGGATCTGGCTCCAATGTGGTTAGGGCATTGCAAAATTCACTGGGGAATGATCTTGATGGGAGATTGAGCTAA
- the LOC112197679 gene encoding nuclear pore complex protein NUP43: MAIGTALSEPPKIYRFAQSKYIDSVRWLPPISALDRLAVIAVFDSDSDSSSIQIHSFTQDPSPNLTPDSQWDSPSRVSSLTASQFKHKSLVAAAAFSGSLHVLLTDAMDPSSFESELSLPEKALHDGPIACVDVMDCGLECVTVGEDGRVNLVSLGESELSYRRIFDSSGLVSFTSAKWASPSEFATGGFGFSLQWWDQRKPGGAVSQFKGDWNQRASGIVHSIDIHPSRKHTCLAGGSLGTVFAWDLRWPQQPLLLSGVGSGEASCSPCESDVWEVQYDPYVKSSNVGNVSSRILPTMICSEDGILAVVEQGEEPIELSAEPCAINSFDIDQQYPSDVIYSLEWESIAILTRP, translated from the exons ATGGCAATAGGCACAGCACTCTCAGAGCCTCCCAAAATCTACAGATTCGCACAATCCAAGTACATAGACTCCGTCAGGTGGCTGCCTCCTATCTCAGCCTTGGACCGCTTGGCCGTGATCGCGGTTTTCGACTCGGATTCGGACTCTTCCTCCATACAAATCCACTCTTTCACCCAAGACCCATCACCAAATCTAACCCCCGACTCGCAATGGGACTCACCCTCGCGAGTTTCCTCTCTCACGGCGTCTCAATTCAAGCACAAGTCCCTCGTGGCCGCCGCAGCGTTTTCGGGTTCGCTTCACGTCTTGCTCACCGATGCAATGGACCCTTCGTCGTTTGAATCGGAGCTTTCGTTGCCCGAAAAGGCATTGCATGACGGGCCCATTGCTTGTGTGGATGTGATGGATTGTGGGCTTGAGTGTGTCACTGTTGGGGAAGATGGGAGGGTCAATCTAGTCAGTTTGGGGGAGTCTGAGCTCAGCTATAGGAGGATTTTCGATAGCAGTGGGTTGGTTTCATTTACTTCGGCGAAATGGGCATCGCCGAGTGAGTTTGCTACTGGAGGATTTGGGTTTAGTCTGCAGTGGTGGGATCAGAGAAAGCCTGGTGGGGCGGTTTCTCAGTTCAAGGGTGACTG GAATCAAAGAGCTTCCGGGATTGTACATTCCATTGATATTCATCCATCAAGAAAGCACACTTGTCTG GCAGGAGGCTCTTTAGGTACTGTATTTGCCTGGGATCTTAGGTGGCCACAACAGCCTCTTTTACTCTCTGGGGTTGGGTCAGGTGAAGCAAGCTGCTCACCATGTGAAAGTGATGTTTGGGAGGTTCAGTATGACCCCTATGTAAAGTCTTCAAATGTAGGAAATGTTTCTTCACGTATTTTACCTACTATGATCTGTTCTGAGGACGGAATTCTTGCTGTTGTTGAACAGG GTGAGGAACCCATTGAGCTCTCAGCAGAACCTTGTGCAATCAACAGTTTTGACATAGACCAGCAATATCCTTCT GATGTGATATACAGCCTGGAGTGGGAATCTATAGCCATCTTGACAAGGCCATGA